The proteins below come from a single Pararge aegeria chromosome 23, ilParAegt1.1, whole genome shotgun sequence genomic window:
- the LOC120634390 gene encoding zinc finger protein 766-like, with translation MVKPIYIMKLNTQSINMEEYYSGLQNVSLPVFIKYLNRTAKCKVCLQDGDEAITSVTNPNGIREVLNVFGAIGIDEEDENPTYLCYVCYKFLKCAISFRKVALRTNKILKRPPIKLSPDYFQNYDTTDVDEKSNPVFRTKELECEDEEDTKVQCHICKKILTKAYYNSTHLKLCDPDFPKQYVCDICGKSFKLKVAHNRHRERHETRYIYKCQLCPYAGRYKARLSMHMRVHTGDLKYLCTECPARYISKGSLSDHIRLKHTEPQHKCHQCDRAFHNNLNLQRHIDVVHMEIKKHECNICSISFGYRRDLMKHQRNVHKRAKLRSGFSKSIFKSRDNCE, from the coding sequence atggtGAAACCAATTTACATTATGAAATTGAATACGCAAAGTATTAATATGGAAGAATACTACAGTGGCTTACAAAATGTGTCTTTACCcgtgtttattaaatatttaaaccgTACAGCTAAGTGTAAAGTATGCCTGCAGGATGGGGATGAGGCAATTACCAGCGTTACAAACCCCAATGGCATAAGAGAAGTCCTGAATGTATTTGGTGCAATCGGAATCGACGAAGAAGATGAGAATCCAACATATTTGTGCTACGTGTGTTACAAGTTTCTTAAGTGTGCTATTTCATTCAGGAAAGTCGCTCTACGAACCAACAAAATATTAAAGCGACCTCCGATAAAGCTATCGCCTGATTATTTCCAAAATTACGACACTACGGACGTAGACGAAAAATCGAATCCAGTTTTTCGAACTAAAGAATTAGAGTGTGAAGATGAAGAAGACACCAAAGTACAATGccatatatgtaaaaaaattctaaCCAAGGCATACTATAATAGCACGCATTTAAAGCTTTGCGATCCAGATTTCCCTAAACAGTATGTGTGCGATATTTGTGGAAAATCATTTAAGTTAAAGGTGGCCCATAATCGTCATAGGGAGCGACACGAAACTAGATACATTTACAAATGTCAATTATGTCCTTACGCAGGCAGGTATAAAGCGAGGCTGTCAATGCATATGCGTGTTCATACAGGTGACTTAAAATACTTGTGTACAGAATGCCCTGCTAGGTATATCTCCAAAGGCAGTTTAAGCGATCATATAAGGTTAAAACATACCGAGCCACAACATAAATGCCATCAATGCGACAGAGCAttccataataatttaaacctcCAAAGGCATATTGATGTAGTACATATGGAAATTAAAAAGCATGAGTGTAACATATGCAGCATATCCTTTGGTTACAGACGCGACTTAATGAAACATCAAAGAAATGTACATAAAAGGGCTAAATTGAGGTCTGGTTTTAGTAAATCTATTTTCAAGTCTAGAGACAATTGTGAATAA
- the LOC120634392 gene encoding zinc finger protein 728-like, with protein sequence MVTSYYIMEMTKQSKGMDIHEYYSNLHIKGIQGSLETRVCCRVCLADGSLPIFSGSDIAEALQIFANIEVEEGSDYPKHLCKICHKFIKCAILFRKTGQQSDEVLKKHIKAKKFDYFEDPHILVEESDIPDDSHINEDLYPVIPTEPTHKNKDKVKDAKVQCTICNNIVTSAYFKEHVTMHDPNHHKYVCDICGKSFRLRCSYHNHSLRHRTDFSFKCQLCPYKGRYKELLKNHMRTHTGDYRYMCTECPARFLFKSNLNRHVLIRHKAPEHHCNSCKKVFHTKMMLKSHYEAQHLGLKNHVCNICGKAFGYRNAMMKHQRHVHKREKLSFSRMPSYLQAENKNLSTEDD encoded by the coding sequence ATGGTTACGTCGTATTACATAATGGAAATGACCAAACAAAGCAAAGGTATGGACATACATGAATATTACAGTAACTTGCATATTAAAGGCATACAGGGGTCACTCGAGACAAGAGTATGTTGCAGGGTTTGTCTCGCAGACGGTTCCTTGCCAATATTCAGTGGCTCGGACATCGCAGAAGCATTGCAAATATTTGCTAACATAGAGGTGGAAGAAGGCAGTGACTATCCAAAACATTTATGTAAAATCTGTCATAAATTTATCAAGTGTGCTATTTTGTTTCGGAAAACAGGGCAACAATCTGATGAAGTACtgaaaaaacacataaaagctaagaaatttgattattttgaaGATCCACACATATTAGTCGAAGAGAGTGATATACCAGATGATTCTCATATCAATGAAGATTTGTACCCTGTGATACCCACAGAGCCTACTCATAAGAATAAAGACAAAGTAAAAGACGCCAAAGTTCAGTGCACTATATGCAATAACATTGTAACAAGTGCTTATTTCAAAGAACATGTTACTATGCATGACCCAAATCATCACAAATATGTTTGTGATATATGTGGAAAGTCATTTCGATTACGTTGCTCTTATCACAATCATAGTTTACGGCACAGGACTGACTTTTCATTCAAATGTCAATTATGTCCATACAAAGGTAGATATAAAGAGCTATTAAAGAATCATATGCGTACACATACAGGTGATTACAGGTATATGTGCACAGAATGCCCGGCCAGATTCCTATTTAAAAGTAATCTCAACCGACATGTCTTAATAAGACATAAAGCACCCGAACACCACTGTAATTCATGTAAAAAGGTATTTCATACTAAAATGATGCTTAAAAGCCATTATGAAGCCCAACATTTAGGTTTAAAAAATCATGTATGCAATATTTGTGGAAAGGCTTTTGGTTATAGAAATGCAATGATGAAGCATCAACGGCATGTGCATAAAAGGGAGAAATTATCATTTTCGAGGATGCCTTCATATTTACAagctgaaaataaaaatcttagtacTGAAGATGATTAG
- the LOC120634274 gene encoding zinc finger protein 454-like yields MVTSYYIMKMINNKKIMNAEEYYSGLQSAPRLAVYNRQLKCRVCLQNGEVSILGAENAQDIQDALKTFGEIADLNEVNENLKYLCTICYKFIKSAILFKIIAQQTNDTLKLQLDVVSPEHSQDNDIETFDDDKFNEDSIYENFSPPKKPPKVQCYICKKMFSKRYYKTHMTMHNPKHRNQYVCDTCGKTFRLRVSYYKHRLRHRTDYSFKCKVCPFKARYDESLKRHMRSHIRDYKYMCTECPARFLYKSNLNYHIMVKHKDPEFKCGLCDKLFHTKLNLERHHDVEHLGNRSHACNICGRAFGYRKAMVKHQIRVHKREKLKLRFNNSNYKPLAENNE; encoded by the coding sequence ATGGTGACGTCTTATTACATCATGAAGATGATTAATAACAAGAAAATAATGAATGCAGAAGAATACTACAGCGGTTTGCAAAGTGCACCAAGATTAGCCGTGTATAATAGACAACTTAAGTGCAGAGTTTGCCTTCAGAATGGCGAAGTATCCATTTTAGGCGCTGAGAACGCTCAGGACATACAAGATGCTTTAAAAACCTTTGGCGAAATCGCAGACTTAAACGAGGTCAATGAAAACCTcaaatatttatgtactatcTGTTATAAGTTTATAAAGAGTGCTATTCTATTTAAGATAATTGCACAACAAACAAATGATACATTAAAGCTACAATTAGATGTAGTTTCACCTGAACATAGTCAAGATAATGATATAGAAacatttgatgatgataaatttaatGAGGATTCGATTTACGAAAATTTTTCTCCGCCCAAAAAACCTCCAAAAGTTCAGTGTTACATATGCAAAAAAATGTTCAGCAAGAGatattataaaacacatatGACCATGCATAATCCAAAACACAGAAACCAGTATGTGTGTGACACTTGTGGCAAGACATTTAGGTTGAGGGTCAGTTATTACAAACATAGACTCAGGCATAGAACTGATTACTCTTTCAAATGTAAAGTATGTCCTTTCAAAGCCAGATATGATGAGAGTCTGAAACGTCATATGCGTTCTCATATACGTGATTACAAATACATGTGCACAGAATGTCCAGCCAGATTTCTATATAAGAGCAATTTGAATTATCACATTATGGTGAAACATAAAGATCCAGAATTCAAATGTGGTTTGTGTGACAAATTgttccatacaaaattaaatctaGAAAGGCATCACGATGTAGAGCATCTTGGAAATAGAAGTCATGCATGTAACATTTGTGGACGAGCTTTCGGCTACAGGAAAGCAATGGTGAAACATCAAATAAGAGTGCACAAGAGAGAAAAATTGAAGCTacgttttaataattcaaattacaaacCCTTAGctgaaaataatgaataa